The Apium graveolens cultivar Ventura chromosome 11, ASM990537v1, whole genome shotgun sequence genome has a window encoding:
- the LOC141696876 gene encoding transcription factor E2FB-like isoform X1, whose translation MSASNHPPPLADYHRFSSASPSQQIKRKYGGPDFEGDYNKQNPNSGFTEVVSSPLQRPAPKKVGKAQKVARIAKFNQTASTPVSGVGSPSANNLTPAGPCRYDSSLGLLTKKFINLIKQAEDGILDLNKAADTLEVQKRRIYDITNVLEGTGLIEKKLKNRIQWKGLDAAMPRDIDETVGSLQADVEHLSTEEHRLDEQIREAQDRLRDLSEDKKNQRWLFVTEDDMKTLPCFQNETLIAIKAPHGTTLEVPDPDEAVDYPQRRYRIVLRSTMGPIDVYLVSQFEEKLEEFNGAEAPPSPAPVSAVTEYQVATMAAEESRGTETEMQIKEGNAICSDAVASHDFSSGIMKIVPDVDIDADYWLISESEISITDMWTTESGIEWNEMGPLNDDNMMVKFSTPSSSAAEIPSVVKNTGR comes from the exons ATGTCCGCTTCCAATCATCCCCCACCGCTCGCTGATTATCACCGCTTCTCCTCCGCCTCACCCTCTCAA CAAATAAAGCGAAAATATGGGGGACCCGATTTTGAAGGTGATTATAACAAGCAGAATCCTAATTCTGGATTTACCGAAGTTGTCAGTAGTCCTTTACAAAGACCTGCGCCTAAAAAAGTTGGGAAGGCACAGAAGGTAGCAAGGATTGCTAAGTTTAATCAGACTGCATCTACTCCTGTATCAGGTGTTG GTTCCCCTTCAGCCAACAATCTCACTCCAGCTGGTCCCTGTCGCTATGATAGCTCTTTAG GTCTGTTAACCAAGAAGTTCATAAATCTAATCAAACAAGCAGAAGATGGTATTCTTGATCTTAATAAAGCTGCTGATACATTAGAG GTGCAGAAGAGACGCATATATGACATTACAAATGTCCTAGAAGGAACTGGTCTCATAGAAAAGAAGCTAAAGAACAGAATTCAGTGGAA GGGACTCGATGCTGCAATGCCCAGAGATATTGATGAGACTGTTGGTAGCTTACAG GCAGATGTTGAACATCTTTCCACGGAGGAACACCGTTTGGATGAACAAATAAG AGAAGCACAAGACAGATTGAGAGACCTTAGCGAGGATAAAAAAAATCAGAG GTGGCTTTTTGTCACTGAAGACGATATGAAGACGTTGCCCTGCTTTCAG AATGAAACACTGATAGCGATTAAAGCTCCACATGGCACCACCCTTGAAGTCCCTGATCCAGACGAG GCTGTCGACTATCCTCAGAGGAGATATCGAATTGTCTTGAGAAGTACCATGGGTCCCATAGATGTTTATCTTGTCAG TCAATTTGAGGAAAAGCTTGAAGAATTTAATGGTGCTGAGGCGCCCCCAAGCCCTGCTCCAGTATCAGCAGTCACAGAATATCAAGTTGCAACAATGGCAGCCGAGGAAAGCAGGGGAACTGAAACTGAAATGCAGATAAAGGAAGGCAATGCAATATGCTCAGATGCTGTTGCATCTCATGACTTTTCTAGTGGGATCATGAAGATAGTTCCCGATGTCGAC ATTGATGCAGATTACTGGCTTATCTCTGAGAGTGAAATTAGCATTACAGATATGTGGACAACAGAGT CTGGGATAGAATGGAATGAGATGGGACCCCTTAATGATGACAATATGATGGTTAAATTCAGCACACCTTCATCCAGTGCTGCAGAGATACCTTCTGTTGTTAAGAATACAGGCAGGTGA
- the LOC141696876 gene encoding transcription factor E2FB-like isoform X2 yields MSASNHPPPLADYHRFSSASPSQQIKRKYGGPDFEGDYNKQNPNSGFTEVVSSPLQRPAPKKVGKAQKVARIAKFNQTASTPVSGVGSPSANNLTPAGPCRYDSSLGLLTKKFINLIKQAEDGILDLNKAADTLEVQKRRIYDITNVLEGTGLIEKKLKNRIQWKGLDAAMPRDIDETVGSLQADVEHLSTEEHRLDEQIREAQDRLRDLSEDKKNQRWLFVTEDDMKTLPCFQNETLIAIKAPHGTTLEVPDPDEAVDYPQRRYRIVLRSTMGPIDVYLVSQFEEKLEEFNGAEAPPSPAPVSAVTEYQVATMAAEESRGTETEMQIKEGNAICSDAVASHDFSSGIMKIVPDVDIDADYWLISESEISITDMWTTE; encoded by the exons ATGTCCGCTTCCAATCATCCCCCACCGCTCGCTGATTATCACCGCTTCTCCTCCGCCTCACCCTCTCAA CAAATAAAGCGAAAATATGGGGGACCCGATTTTGAAGGTGATTATAACAAGCAGAATCCTAATTCTGGATTTACCGAAGTTGTCAGTAGTCCTTTACAAAGACCTGCGCCTAAAAAAGTTGGGAAGGCACAGAAGGTAGCAAGGATTGCTAAGTTTAATCAGACTGCATCTACTCCTGTATCAGGTGTTG GTTCCCCTTCAGCCAACAATCTCACTCCAGCTGGTCCCTGTCGCTATGATAGCTCTTTAG GTCTGTTAACCAAGAAGTTCATAAATCTAATCAAACAAGCAGAAGATGGTATTCTTGATCTTAATAAAGCTGCTGATACATTAGAG GTGCAGAAGAGACGCATATATGACATTACAAATGTCCTAGAAGGAACTGGTCTCATAGAAAAGAAGCTAAAGAACAGAATTCAGTGGAA GGGACTCGATGCTGCAATGCCCAGAGATATTGATGAGACTGTTGGTAGCTTACAG GCAGATGTTGAACATCTTTCCACGGAGGAACACCGTTTGGATGAACAAATAAG AGAAGCACAAGACAGATTGAGAGACCTTAGCGAGGATAAAAAAAATCAGAG GTGGCTTTTTGTCACTGAAGACGATATGAAGACGTTGCCCTGCTTTCAG AATGAAACACTGATAGCGATTAAAGCTCCACATGGCACCACCCTTGAAGTCCCTGATCCAGACGAG GCTGTCGACTATCCTCAGAGGAGATATCGAATTGTCTTGAGAAGTACCATGGGTCCCATAGATGTTTATCTTGTCAG TCAATTTGAGGAAAAGCTTGAAGAATTTAATGGTGCTGAGGCGCCCCCAAGCCCTGCTCCAGTATCAGCAGTCACAGAATATCAAGTTGCAACAATGGCAGCCGAGGAAAGCAGGGGAACTGAAACTGAAATGCAGATAAAGGAAGGCAATGCAATATGCTCAGATGCTGTTGCATCTCATGACTTTTCTAGTGGGATCATGAAGATAGTTCCCGATGTCGAC ATTGATGCAGATTACTGGCTTATCTCTGAGAGTGAAATTAGCATTACAGATATGTGGACAACAGAGT AA